The Daucus carota subsp. sativus chromosome 2, DH1 v3.0, whole genome shotgun sequence genome includes a window with the following:
- the LOC108209868 gene encoding type I inositol polyphosphate 5-phosphatase 2 isoform X1, whose amino-acid sequence MKAPRGKHSQASWPSSMMKKWFNIKSKKYEHDEDRVDTDAERKETEREDREDRDNDARYVEDMQRHDADQEDLPGTRQGDFAESSCETSGTQARRPYIKHRRGKSETLRAQYINTKDVRVTIGTWNVAGRPPHDDLEIDEWISMEEPSDIYILGFQEVVPLSAGNVLGVETRRPILQWESVIRRTLNRTFEPDPKPKSYSAPLSPVFPLSPVFPLSPVLRASAADDDLLTDIGGTSALELIPEESSNIGSESDPKRQTVDEFIGVGKKFRLQRSNSIDQHSRLNWPEHPLDAISQLISTGKKFLQRSYSIDQYSKLNWPERPLDVTSQVLPSMRRVLSMSSSAKVRSDWVKNAKNFSSQYNAVGHGRSEKIGVMWMNREDQSVVCLPDADVLDLCPEVEEHSFGIPELEHENSILEDGVKSRLKYIRIVSKQMVGIYISVWVRRRLRRHINNLSVLPVGVGLMGYMGNKGSVSVSMSVFQTRLCFVCSHLASGHKEGYEQRRNADVYEIIRRTQFSSAFDIHQPLTIPSHDQVFWFGDLNYRINMSDSRIRKLVSMKQWNELLNSDQLNNELHNGVFDGWKEGHINFPPTYKYGINSDVYVGENRKEGEKKRSPAWCDRILWLGKGIKQLSYNRAEMWISDHRPVSSDFLITVEVFEHHKLQKALIVTSAVIHPDDIFEVEDLEVED is encoded by the exons ATGAAAGCGCCCCGAGGAAAGCACTCTCAG GCCTCTTGGCCTTCGAGTATGATGAAAAAATGGTTTAACATTAAATCCAAGAAGTATGAGCATGATGAAGATCGAGTGGATACTGATGCGGAGAGAAAGGAGACTGAGAGAGAGGATAGAGAGGACAGAGACAACGATG CACGCTACGTTGAGGATATGCAGCGGCATGATGCTGATCAGGAGGATCTTCCGGGGACAAGGCAGGGAGATTTTGCTGAATCCTCGTGTGAAACTTCAG GCACCCAAGCAAGACGGCCTTATATTAAACACAGAAGAGGGAAATCAGAAACTCTGCGCGCGCAGTATATTAATACAAAAGATGTGAG GGTGACCATAGGTACTTGGAATGTTGCCGGAAGGCCTCCACATGACGATCTAGAAATTGATGAGTGGATCAGCATGGAAGAACCATCAGATATCTATATTCTTGG ATTCCAAGAGGTTGTGCCTTTGAGTGCTGGAAATGTTCTAGGAGTAGAGACTAGAAGACCGATACTGCAGTGGGAGTCTGTCATTCGTCGAACATTGAATAGAACTTTTGAACCAGACCCCAAACCGAAAAGCTATAGTGCCCCATTGTCTCCAGTATTTCCACTGTCTCCGGTATTCCCACTATCTCCAGTATTAAGGGCTTCTGCTGCTGATGATGATCTTCTTACTGACATTGGTGGAACTTCTGCACTAGAGTTGATACCTGAGGAGTCGTCAAACATTGGTAGTGAAAGTGATCCTAAACGCCAAACGGTGGATGAATTCATTGGGGTTGGAAAGAAATTTCGCTTGCAAAGAAGTAATAGCATTGATCAACATAGTAGACTGAATTGGCCCGAGCATCCATTAGATGCAATATCACAACTTATCTCTACAGGAAAGAAATTTCTACAAAGAAGTTATAGCATTGATCAATACAGTAAATTAAATTGGCCTGAACGTCCACTGGATGTAACATCCCAGGTTCTCCCTTCTATGCGACGGGTATTAAGCATGAGCAGTTCAGCCAAAGTTCGTTCTGACTGGGTGAAGAATGCTAAAAATTTCAGCTCTCAATATAATGCAGTTGGTCATGGTAGGTCCGAGAAAATTGGAGTGATGTGGATGAACCGGGAAGATCAATCAGTAGTTTGTCTACCTGATGCTGATGTTTTAGATCTCTGTCCAGAAGTAGAAGAGCATTCTTTTGGAATACCTGAGCTGGAACATGAAAATTCAATTTTAGAAGATGGTGTAAAATCACGACTTAAGTATATAAGGATTGTGAGTAAGCAAATGGTAGGAATATACATCTCTGTTTGGGTCCGTAGAAGATTGAGAAGACATATTAATAACTTGAGTGTCTTGCCAGTAGGAGTTGGACTTATGGGCTACATGGGGAACAAG GGATCTGTGTCCGTTAGTATGTCTGTTTTCCAAACGCGGCTGTGCTTTGTGTGTTCACATTTAGCCTCTGGTCACAAGGAAGGGTATGAACAAAGGCGTAATGCTGATGTCTATGAGATCATAAGACGCACTCAATTCTCATCTGCTTTTGACATTCACCAACCACTGACGATCCCATCCCATGA TCAGGTTTTCTGGTTTGGTGACTTAAACTATCGAATAAACATGTCAGACTCAAGGATAAGGAAGCTTGTTTCCATGAAGCAGTGGAATGAACTCCTTAATAGCGACCAG CTAAACAATGAACTACACAATGGAGTGTTTGATGGATGGAAGGAAGGACATATAAACTTTCCGCCTACTTACAAGTATGGTATCAACTCTGATGTATATGTTGGTGAAAATCGAAAAGAAGGGGAAAAGAAGAGATCTCCAGCATG GTGTGATCGCATACTGTGGTTAGGCAAAGGCATAAAACAGCTTTCGTACAACCGAGCAGAAATGTGGATCTCTGATCATCGGCCCGTCAGTTCAGACTTCTTGATTACAGTTGAAGTATTCGAACATCATAAGCTTCAGAAAGCTCTCATTGTCACAAGTGCAGTAATACACCCTGATGATATTTTCGAAGTCGAAGACCTAGAAGTAGAAGACTGA
- the LOC108209868 gene encoding type I inositol polyphosphate 5-phosphatase 2 isoform X2 gives MRRERRLRERIERTETTMHATLRICSGMMLIRRIFRGQGREILLNPRVKLQAPKQDGLILNTEEGNQKLCARSILIQKMVTIGTWNVAGRPPHDDLEIDEWISMEEPSDIYILGFQEVVPLSAGNVLGVETRRPILQWESVIRRTLNRTFEPDPKPKSYSAPLSPVFPLSPVFPLSPVLRASAADDDLLTDIGGTSALELIPEESSNIGSESDPKRQTVDEFIGVGKKFRLQRSNSIDQHSRLNWPEHPLDAISQLISTGKKFLQRSYSIDQYSKLNWPERPLDVTSQVLPSMRRVLSMSSSAKVRSDWVKNAKNFSSQYNAVGHGRSEKIGVMWMNREDQSVVCLPDADVLDLCPEVEEHSFGIPELEHENSILEDGVKSRLKYIRIVSKQMVGIYISVWVRRRLRRHINNLSVLPVGVGLMGYMGNKGSVSVSMSVFQTRLCFVCSHLASGHKEGYEQRRNADVYEIIRRTQFSSAFDIHQPLTIPSHDQVFWFGDLNYRINMSDSRIRKLVSMKQWNELLNSDQLNNELHNGVFDGWKEGHINFPPTYKYGINSDVYVGENRKEGEKKRSPAWCDRILWLGKGIKQLSYNRAEMWISDHRPVSSDFLITVEVFEHHKLQKALIVTSAVIHPDDIFEVEDLEVED, from the exons ATGCGGAGAGAAAGGAGACTGAGAGAGAGGATAGAGAGGACAGAGACAACGATG CACGCTACGTTGAGGATATGCAGCGGCATGATGCTGATCAGGAGGATCTTCCGGGGACAAGGCAGGGAGATTTTGCTGAATCCTCGTGTGAAACTTCAG GCACCCAAGCAAGACGGCCTTATATTAAACACAGAAGAGGGAAATCAGAAACTCTGCGCGCGCAGTATATTAATACAAAAGAT GGTGACCATAGGTACTTGGAATGTTGCCGGAAGGCCTCCACATGACGATCTAGAAATTGATGAGTGGATCAGCATGGAAGAACCATCAGATATCTATATTCTTGG ATTCCAAGAGGTTGTGCCTTTGAGTGCTGGAAATGTTCTAGGAGTAGAGACTAGAAGACCGATACTGCAGTGGGAGTCTGTCATTCGTCGAACATTGAATAGAACTTTTGAACCAGACCCCAAACCGAAAAGCTATAGTGCCCCATTGTCTCCAGTATTTCCACTGTCTCCGGTATTCCCACTATCTCCAGTATTAAGGGCTTCTGCTGCTGATGATGATCTTCTTACTGACATTGGTGGAACTTCTGCACTAGAGTTGATACCTGAGGAGTCGTCAAACATTGGTAGTGAAAGTGATCCTAAACGCCAAACGGTGGATGAATTCATTGGGGTTGGAAAGAAATTTCGCTTGCAAAGAAGTAATAGCATTGATCAACATAGTAGACTGAATTGGCCCGAGCATCCATTAGATGCAATATCACAACTTATCTCTACAGGAAAGAAATTTCTACAAAGAAGTTATAGCATTGATCAATACAGTAAATTAAATTGGCCTGAACGTCCACTGGATGTAACATCCCAGGTTCTCCCTTCTATGCGACGGGTATTAAGCATGAGCAGTTCAGCCAAAGTTCGTTCTGACTGGGTGAAGAATGCTAAAAATTTCAGCTCTCAATATAATGCAGTTGGTCATGGTAGGTCCGAGAAAATTGGAGTGATGTGGATGAACCGGGAAGATCAATCAGTAGTTTGTCTACCTGATGCTGATGTTTTAGATCTCTGTCCAGAAGTAGAAGAGCATTCTTTTGGAATACCTGAGCTGGAACATGAAAATTCAATTTTAGAAGATGGTGTAAAATCACGACTTAAGTATATAAGGATTGTGAGTAAGCAAATGGTAGGAATATACATCTCTGTTTGGGTCCGTAGAAGATTGAGAAGACATATTAATAACTTGAGTGTCTTGCCAGTAGGAGTTGGACTTATGGGCTACATGGGGAACAAG GGATCTGTGTCCGTTAGTATGTCTGTTTTCCAAACGCGGCTGTGCTTTGTGTGTTCACATTTAGCCTCTGGTCACAAGGAAGGGTATGAACAAAGGCGTAATGCTGATGTCTATGAGATCATAAGACGCACTCAATTCTCATCTGCTTTTGACATTCACCAACCACTGACGATCCCATCCCATGA TCAGGTTTTCTGGTTTGGTGACTTAAACTATCGAATAAACATGTCAGACTCAAGGATAAGGAAGCTTGTTTCCATGAAGCAGTGGAATGAACTCCTTAATAGCGACCAG CTAAACAATGAACTACACAATGGAGTGTTTGATGGATGGAAGGAAGGACATATAAACTTTCCGCCTACTTACAAGTATGGTATCAACTCTGATGTATATGTTGGTGAAAATCGAAAAGAAGGGGAAAAGAAGAGATCTCCAGCATG GTGTGATCGCATACTGTGGTTAGGCAAAGGCATAAAACAGCTTTCGTACAACCGAGCAGAAATGTGGATCTCTGATCATCGGCCCGTCAGTTCAGACTTCTTGATTACAGTTGAAGTATTCGAACATCATAAGCTTCAGAAAGCTCTCATTGTCACAAGTGCAGTAATACACCCTGATGATATTTTCGAAGTCGAAGACCTAGAAGTAGAAGACTGA
- the LOC108206894 gene encoding tobamovirus multiplication protein 2B gives MATGGAPAAETTASSREGSAKSMVSDQISQAVQSTSNLLQLMLQSSPSQAHLISLPRNLLAKTSAIKNTEQVMEQLPRVISTLDAYMDNGLQSVPHLKTVTQLLENMESSQLKPLYRHSLQDPELTDHPS, from the exons ATGGCAACTGGTGGTGCTCCGGCGGCGGAGACAACAGCAAGTAGCCGAGAAGGCTCAGCAAAGTCAATGGTGTCTGATCAGATTTCTCAGGCTGTTCAATCTACTTCCAATCTTCTCCAACTCATGCTCCAATCTTCTCCTTCCCAG GCTCACTTGATAAGTCTCCCCAGAAACCTTTTGGCCAAGACATCTGCAATTAAAAACACGGAGCAG GTAATGGAACAGTTGCCTCGCGTGATTTCTACTTTGGATGCGTACATGGATAATGGATTACAAAG TGTGCCCCATCTCAAAACAGTTACCCAGTTACTTGAAAATATGGAAAGCTCCCAGCTTAAACCTTTGTATCGGCATTCTTTGCAG GACCCTGAGCTGACAGATCATCCTTCATAA